In the Opitutaceae bacterium genome, one interval contains:
- a CDS encoding ABC-2 family transporter protein: protein MSELGLYLRYLAISLRSQMQYRVSFLLQTTGHLLVTGIEFLGIWILFDRFDRLHDWTLPEVAVFYGFVNVAFSFADAFARGFDLFGNTVRMGDFDRILLRPRSTVAQLAGQELTLKRVGRFIQGAIVLSWGVHTLGLPPTPERIALSLLVIGGTVALFIGLVIIQATIAFWTVETLEFMNSFTYGGVHAAQYPLSIYGPWLRRFFTLVVPLAATAYYPVVAFLGRTDPLHSPAWLPWISPLAGFAFLGLSLCLWGIGVRHYTSTGS from the coding sequence ATGAGCGAACTCGGTCTCTATCTCCGCTACCTGGCGATCAGCCTGCGCTCGCAGATGCAGTATCGGGTCTCCTTCCTCCTGCAGACGACCGGCCATCTCCTCGTGACCGGGATCGAATTCCTCGGTATCTGGATCCTTTTCGACCGCTTCGATCGGTTGCATGACTGGACCCTGCCCGAGGTCGCGGTCTTCTACGGATTCGTCAATGTCGCCTTTTCCTTTGCCGACGCCTTTGCCCGGGGCTTCGACCTTTTTGGGAACACTGTAAGAATGGGAGATTTCGATCGGATCCTTCTGCGGCCTCGCTCGACCGTCGCTCAACTCGCCGGGCAGGAACTGACCCTCAAACGCGTCGGGCGTTTCATCCAGGGTGCGATCGTCCTGTCCTGGGGGGTTCACACCCTGGGACTTCCGCCGACCCCCGAACGGATCGCACTTTCCCTTCTCGTGATCGGCGGAACGGTCGCCCTCTTCATCGGGCTCGTCATCATCCAGGCCACCATCGCCTTCTGGACCGTCGAAACACTCGAATTCATGAACAGCTTCACCTACGGCGGTGTCCACGCCGCCCAGTATCCACTCAGCATCTACGGCCCCTGGCTCCGGCGCTTCTTCACCCTCGTCGTTCCCCTCGCCGCCACCGCCTATTACCCCGTCGTCGCATTTCTCGGCCGAACCGATCCCCTCCACTCCCCCGCCTGGCTCCCCTGGATCAGTCCGCTCGCCGGTTTCGCCTTCCTCGGCCTCTCCCTCTGCCTCTGGGGCATCGGGGTCCGCCATTACACCTCGACCGGAAGCTGA
- a CDS encoding NAD-dependent epimerase/dehydratase family protein yields MSKTTLVTGSSGLIGSEVCTHFAARGWRIHGVDNNQRATFFGPAGDTRWNQQRLESTLPGFQHHELDIRDRAAVLETVASLKPDLIVHTAAQPSHDRAAAIPFDDFDTNAVGTLNLLEAARRTNLEKPFVFLSTNKVYGDAPNRIALRELETRWDYADPAFEHGIPEDFGIDQCLHSLFGASKASADLMVQEYGRYFGLPTCCLRGGCLTGPNHSGVELHGFLSYLVKCNLEGREYTIFGYKGKQVRDNIHAADVAAFIEAFSAAPRCGEVYNIGGGRENSCSILEAFDIARSLTGREQVYRYVDQARKGDHICYYSDLRKMRAHFPGWDIRHSLKDTFAQIVDAWQRRKKSE; encoded by the coding sequence ATGTCGAAAACCACACTCGTCACCGGATCATCCGGCCTGATCGGCTCGGAGGTCTGCACCCACTTTGCCGCGCGGGGCTGGCGGATCCATGGCGTCGACAACAACCAGCGCGCCACCTTTTTCGGACCCGCCGGCGACACCCGCTGGAATCAGCAGCGCCTCGAATCCACGCTTCCCGGGTTTCAACATCACGAACTCGACATCCGGGACCGGGCTGCCGTCCTCGAGACCGTCGCTTCGCTCAAGCCGGACCTCATCGTCCATACCGCCGCCCAACCCTCCCACGACCGGGCCGCCGCCATCCCCTTCGACGACTTCGACACCAATGCGGTCGGCACCCTCAACCTGCTCGAGGCGGCGCGCCGCACCAACCTCGAGAAGCCATTCGTCTTCCTCTCGACCAACAAAGTCTACGGCGACGCCCCCAACCGGATCGCCCTGCGCGAGCTTGAGACCCGCTGGGATTACGCCGATCCCGCCTTCGAGCACGGCATCCCGGAAGACTTCGGCATCGACCAGTGCCTGCATTCCCTCTTCGGCGCCTCCAAGGCGTCGGCCGACCTCATGGTCCAGGAATACGGCCGCTACTTCGGCCTGCCCACCTGCTGCCTGCGGGGCGGCTGCCTGACCGGCCCCAACCATTCCGGGGTCGAGTTGCACGGCTTCCTCAGCTACCTCGTGAAGTGCAATCTGGAGGGACGTGAGTATACAATTTTTGGATACAAAGGCAAGCAGGTCCGCGACAATATCCACGCGGCCGACGTGGCCGCCTTCATCGAGGCCTTCAGCGCGGCGCCCCGTTGCGGGGAGGTCTACAATATCGGAGGCGGACGGGAGAATTCCTGCTCCATCCTCGAAGCCTTCGACATCGCCCGGTCGCTGACCGGACGCGAGCAGGTCTACCGGTATGTCGACCAGGCCCGCAAGGGCGACCATATCTGCTACTACAGCGACCTGCGCAAAATGCGCGCCCACTTTCCCGGCTGGGACATCCGTCATTCCCTGAAGGATACCTTTGCCCAGATCGTCGATGCCTGGCAGCGCCGAAAGAAGAGCGAATGA